The following are encoded in a window of Peromyscus maniculatus bairdii isolate BWxNUB_F1_BW_parent chromosome X, HU_Pman_BW_mat_3.1, whole genome shotgun sequence genomic DNA:
- the LOC143271064 gene encoding uncharacterized protein LOC143271064: MSAVAERDLGFPDPEQEGGRMDHDAGQSVLNVLTIREAGDDIDGTTGCLGSQAVPRAILGEEPGQEEIWPDTEEICTPVEEDIWPAMEDIWPDVEEPWHSIKDIWPAIEDIWPDIEELWPVLEEAWPDIEEDLYVWNSDQENKVVQEEAEEDQERKNEEKEDEKEEEEEEEEEEEDEDDDDNDNKDDDDEYEKKGEDDVEDQGMKIILHAVSLPMGL; encoded by the exons ATGTCTGCTGTCGCAGAGCGGGACCTTGGATTTCCTGACCCAGAGCAAGAAGGTGGTAGGATGGATCACGACGCTGGACAAAGTGTCTTGAATGTGCTGACAATCCGTGAGGCTGGTGATGACATCGATGGAACCACAGGATGTCTGGGTTCACAGGCAGTCCCGAGAGCCATTCTGGGGGAAGAGCCGGGGCAGGAGGAGATATGGCCCGATACTGAGGAGATCtgcactcctgtggaagag gacatctggcctgctatggaggacatctggcctgatgtggaAGAACCCTGGCATTccatcaaggacatctggcctgctatcgaggacatctggcctgatatCGAGGAACTCTGGCCGGTTCTCGAGGAAGCCTGGCCTGATATTGAAGAGGACTTGTATGTCTGGAATAGCGACCAGGAGAACAAAGTAGTTCAGGAGGAAGCTGAAGAAGACCAGGAAcgcaaaaatgaagaaaaggaggacgaaaaggaggaggaggaggaggaagaggaggaggaggaggacgaagacGACGACGACAACGACAATAAAGATGATGACGATGAatatgagaagaaaggagaagatgacGTTGAGGATCAGGGGATGAAGATCATCCTGCATGCTGTGAGTTTACCTATGGGGCTTTAG